Sequence from the Emys orbicularis isolate rEmyOrb1 chromosome 4 unlocalized genomic scaffold, rEmyOrb1.hap1 SUPER_4_unloc_1, whole genome shotgun sequence genome:
ACATTCAGGCAATGCCTTCcttaaaaagaagggaaaaaacctGCAGTTCCACTAACCTCCTGTTATAGTCTCAGTCCCTCTGAATCTAACCACCCGTCAGAGCAGCCTGAACCCCATCCATCTATTGGTCTGATTAGtagacccccctcctcccgcagTGGAAGGGTCAGTGTCTGGGATTCATTCACGTTCACATCATAACGGCTTTGGTGCCCACTCCTGGTGCTTCTACCATACTAATAGTTTTGTAAAGTTTCCTTGCGTGTAATACTTTTTTATTACCATTCacttaaaaaaggaaattaaatgacGATAAGCCTTTGTTAGAATAACGGTAGAGGTCTGACTTCAATCCATCGCAGCGTACAAATGCCCTTGTACGTCTGGACTCCAgactgggtcctctttgttccatgTGCTGCAATGCCTAGGCGCAGTGGTGTCCATTGAATGGGACCTTACATTGCCTCTGCGACTCCTTGCTTTCATGGGGTTTGGGTTAGACCCCTAGGGGTCTGGTAACACTGATGGGAGATGCTCGTGTAAACTGTGCATGCAGCGAAGGGAGACTCAGACCCCTATATTACTGAATCCAGCTTTTCCTCTttaatttcctttcttctttccctAGCGTAGCTTGTGTGGGACACTGGAGCCGTTGTGGTGTCAGCAGAAGTGTTTGCCCTTTAAAGACACCCCCATTATTTTTGGTGGAGCAGCAGGCCATACGGTGCACGTCTGAAGGGCAGGACGGCTGACACGCGGATGACATCCTCTGCCCCTTAGGAGGTACTTTCCGTTTTGTGCTTAACTACTTGCCATGATCACATGAGCTGTTAGATGAAgctgtgtctgtaagggcacGCACTGGCTCTGGGTCTCTAGACGTACACACACTGGCTCTGATCAAACTGGCATGCTAAAATAGAGTGGTCGTGTCATCGTGTGGCAGGAGGGACTAACCGCCCGAGTGTAACCCAGTCAGAAGTGGTAGGAAGGTACTTGGACAGCTAGCCTAAGCTGCCACCATGGCCACGCTATTATTTTCAGCATGTTAACTTAATTCCAGCGAGTGCATGTAGGTCCACCCACCCTGGGAATTacatctccagctgcagtgtagatgtactcagAAGGTGAACGGCAAACTCAACTGCAAATGGAATTAAGCCCAGCAGTATCTGCTGCATGCCCCCCGCTAAGCACGGTCCAGGGAGCAGTCAGTATTGTAATCGGTTAGaactgtttgctgctgctgctgcctggtggggGAGATCGTTTAGCCCATGCTCCTGAGCTTAACTGCTCTTCAGCTTTGTGCTTCACCTCTAGGGGATTCACCACTGCAGAGATCCTTCCAGCACTCCTGCCTGTGACTATGATTTAGAAGTGAAGTGAAAGGCCTTGTAtcactgcaaagccacacagtaGGAGTGACCCAGGCTAGGTGCTAAGTGGGGTTACATGAGTCCCTCACCCCAACTAGaattaaattgcattaaaaaggtGCAGTTTGCATCAGCccttgttctctttttttttttccatccatgaaAGCAATTAGTGCTGGTGCGGCCTCTCAGATTTGACAGTGTTAGTGACTGCAGCTAGCAGGTACAGCATTGGCAGATAAGTTTCCCCACATTGACCCAGAAGAGgccttaactctgacccagaGAGACCATCTCTGGGTGAGAGGGGAGTTTTCTCTATGACGCATGccattctttcccttcctgctGAGGCTGTTAGCAGGCCCACTTCAGGTCAGTTGTTATGGAAGGTATctcttgtgatgtggacacttacTCTCTGGCAACTGGACTGAGATTTGCCAGGCTCTCTCCTTATTGGCTACTGAATGGCTGTCAGATGACTGCAACTTCCAGTCACTGTCAGCTTATCGATATGATATTGGGCTCTATTTAACCTCCCCCCTCACTTGAATACAGTAGTTCTGCTAAGACTCTCCTATTTCATGGAGCATTGCATGCCAGGACATAGAATCTCACAGCTGTAAGGCTGTATAAAGGTGTGGCAGTCAGAGATTACACTATAGAATACCTGAGAGACCTTTGCCAGCAGATCCAGGCTTTGGTTGCCTCTGGCATTGAGGCATCGGACCCCATGTATTCATCCACCTTTAGAAAAGAAGCAATGTTCTGAGCCACTAGTTGAACTGTACAGCCAAAGCTTTGCTTTGTATTGATTTTGAAATACTAGGACGTTGCCTAATGGAGGGGAGTGTGACCTCTGGGTgcgcctcctctcctccccccgcccacgcTTTTTCAGCTCTGTCCAGTCGCTTTTAACATTTGCCTCTCTTTGATTTCTCCTTCCCTGATCTGCTGTTTGctctccctcactcctgctctgtTCTGAGTGTGAGCTGAATGCATACATTGACCTGAGATTTTATCAATTTAATTTGGCTATTCCATGTAGTATGTAGAGGAGCAAAGTCCATTCTGCTTTCCTCTTCTATGTGGAATGGGTGAGCGGAACAGAGGAAGCACTGCTAGAGCCCAAGTCCTGTGTCACCCTCTGGTATAGCGAGGTTGCCACCTTCTGACTGACAAATGGAAAATGCCAGGTATGCATTAatgtttgcagtgtagttgtagctgtgtcggtccctgGATATTGGAGAGAAGGTGGGtggtccagtaaaagagattacttcacccaccttgtctctcaggtaTGCATTAATGTAACTAATGGGACCAGACTGCTGCCATCTCTTCAGCTGCTCCTGTGGTTTGTAGTTTGAGCTCTCTTTGCCTGTGTTGAAATTcactaaaaatgaaataattaactCTACTactgtatttcccccccccccccctatcaGTGTTTGCTTTTCTGGTGCAGAAAGATTGAAGGGAACAGACGAGAACCTATGTGGGAATTTAACTTCAAATTCAAAAAACAGGTATGAAAGCTAACCACTTGCCATTGAAATGTCAGGGCGGTAAGGTTTTGAAGCCATAATGATTTTTCTTCCAGAGTTGTTATGATGGGCGCAGTAGATCAATTAAAATCCGATCTCCTGGTAAAAGAAATACATCttgccaaatgcagaggtgggCAGGTAAGGCACTTGTGGAGCTGCTGAGTAGGAAAACTAGAGCAGGAGGCAATTCTTACTGCTTTAAAACAGGCCAATGTTTTCAGTCTTGAGTGTCTAAAGGATTAGATCCCTATGTCCATATTTAGGCTGCTGATTGCCTGCCCCTAACCCAACGTGCTGAGTATCTATAGCTCCAAATACCTTCAGTGGGGAGTTGCGATGACTCGGCTCCTCTGAAAAGCCAGTCACTTTGATTTAGTGGCCTACGGTTAGGGACCTAAGTTTGAAATGTGTTGAATTATGTGTCTTTTCTCTCTTCACACGGAAAGCCTTTCCAAAGCTAACCAACCCTTTTATCAGGGGGTGACAGTAATCTTTGTGAAACCCTCCTTTAACCAGACTCAGGATAAATGTATAATACCGAGCACCCTATCAGGACCTGCAGAGTCTGTCTTCAAAGAGACAGTCTTGCAAACCCTCCATCCCAGGGTTTTCATTGAACATGGAACCCTTTTGCCCAAACAATTGGGCATTAGGCAGGAATCTGCTGCTGAGCCAGGATGGTCTCTAGACATGAAGTGAAATTTCTGGTTGGCTTTAGTTTAGTTGAATGAACCGGTCTGTCTCGTTCTGTCAAGCCTCCCAGATTGAAGAGTAACTGTTGCAAAGGTCTTCAGCCACCTGTTCAGTATGAGGATGTTCACACAAATCCTGATCAGGACTGCTGTCTGCTGCAAATCACCACCCTCAACTTCATCTTCCTGCCGGTAGTCATGGGTCTGATATTTACCTTGGTAAGTGTTAAGAAATCTGCACATAAGCACCATAAAAATGTGCTAAGAAAATGGTCTGGTTATTACCGCATGTCTGTAAATCTTGCTGCACCAGCAGACTAATTAATATGCATTTTCCTAGTGCATTGGGGCCATCACTCAAGGATCTCTTCAGTTTAGTTTCTGCAAGTCACTAAACTCTCTGATGGTTGATGTAGATTCATGGCACCAGCCCTCGAGGCCCAACTAGAAGGGACTGTTTGTCAGCTGTCTTCAATGAAATGTGCTCCATTCCTGAGGGAAGGAAGGATGAGGATTTGTATTCTCACCGTGCCTAGGAGTCTTAGTCAGCAGCACCTAAAATACCCTAGATAACTTATGGGTATTAAAGGTAGAATTGGAAAATAGTGTCCAAGTTCTCTCACCTTTGCACTTCCGTAAGATCAAAGCTCcaaataacatttatttcaacTTTAGAAGAGAGTTGGTTGATCTTTCAAATTTTGATGATGTCTTTCTGGTATCTTTTTTGTGAAAAGCATACTTTTTGGAGGccctcaattttaaaaaaaagaaaaagtatttgaaaatataaagtttAAATGTAAAACACCACAAAGAAAATGTTTGTCCAATAAGAATTAGGGATCAGCATTCACAGTAGTAGATAGTATTTGAAGAGAAATTAGGTACTGCTTCCAGAAAATGCCTAGATGTCTATTAAGGAAATTGCCAATTTTCTTCCCTGCAGTTCACAATAAACGTGAGCACTGACATGAGACATCACAGAGTGAGGTTGGTGTTCCAGGATTCTCCTGTCCGGAACGGCAAGAAGCCCCGACTTGACCAAGGAGTACAAGTTATCCTGGACCCTGTGCACAGTGTACGTCTCTTGGATTGGTGGCACCCGCAGTACCCCTTTTCTCTGAAAGCTTAGCATGCTCCTACTGCATCTGTGAGTAGCCATGTCAGGCAGAAGACAATGTCTAGGAACTGGGAAATCCTGTTTTTATTTCCTGAATAAATTCTCCAATCTCCTTACAAATGAGTGAAGCTGCAATGCCAGTCTCTGTATATAATTTCCAGCCAGTAATGAGCAGAATCGAGTGTAAATGGAAATGATTTGTAAACACATTTCTATGTAAAGTTCACATTTTATGATTTGAAAGGAGCACCATGAAACTGTTCATTTAAAATCCTTTTGGTGTTAACGAAAGTCGTCCTGTGTTCTGTTGCGCAAAGGAAGCGGAAAGCGTGCTTCCAGATCCAATGTGGTCAGAGAGATTTTCAGACCAAGTGTCAATGAAATCAGTGTGCGTCTTACTGTAGCGTGATCAAACTCAAATGCAGCAGTATTATCCTACACTGATGCAGCAAGTGGAATAGCAGTGACAATCACTAGTCATGCTTCAATCTCTTATCTGCATGAGCACAATAAAGGCATAAATGATCAAGCAAAGAGATTGCCTTTACAGCtcacatttaaattaaatgtgtGTGGTGATAAGGCAAAGAAACACTTACAAAAGTTCGTATCCTGATGCTctctttaaggcctggtctacactaggagcttatatcgaatttagcgccgttacatcgaattaaccctgcacccgtccacaccaggaagctacttagttcgaaatagagctcttttaaattcgacttctgtaatcctcgaaaacgagaggagtagcgctaaattcgaaatggcaatatcgaattaggctaggtgtggatggaaatcgacggtaatagctccgggagctatcccacagtgcaccactctgttgacgctctggacagcacttcgagctcggatgctctgaccagccacacaggaaaagccccgggaaaatttgaattccttttcctgtctgggcagtttgaatctcattttctgtttggacagcgtggagagctcagcagcactggcaacgatgcagagctctccagcagagttgccCGTGCAAtttaatagaaagagggccccagcatggactgatcgggaagtcttggatctcatcgctgtgtggggcgatgagtccgtgctttcagagctgcgctccaaaagaaggaatgcaaagatctacgagaagatctctaaagccatggcagagagaggatacagccgggatgcaacgcagtgccgcgtgaaaatcaaggagctgagacaaggctaccaaaaaaccaaagaggcaaaccgacgctccggatcccagccccacacatcacgtttctacgaggcactgcattccatcctaggtgcggccgccaccactaccccaccactgaccgtggactccgaggatgggatattgtccacggccggttcctcctcggaaatgttaggtgacggggaagatgaggaaggagatgaggaggacgaggcagtcgacagcgcttgcaccgctgatttccccgacagccaggagctcttcatcacccttaccgagatcccctaccaaccgtccacagccgataccccggacaccgaatcaggggaaggatcaagcagtgagtgctttaaacatctaagcatttcattttaacataactggaatatttatattgttaagaatgggcttttcagtcactcatttaaacatagaaacttttatttataacaaaactggaatattaactatattagtaatttgttgttcatgatttagttggcttagtgaactatttactcctaactatgtatagaaaatcaagtactgtccggatattcatgattagtccaccacaggacgctccactctgtagtccctgatgctgaacttaaatgaaaaggcggtcaatgtgcccgggaatggacagagagtcctcctgggatagctcggcatagctctcctggaggtaccgctccagcatgcgcatgaggttccacggcagggcgatcttgttcggtcccccgtggtaggacacgttcccacgccatgagtccatcaggtagtcggggatcagtgcgcggcacagcatggcggcatacggcccaggcctctgcatggtctcacgcagcatccttcccctctcggtctccgagatcctcatgagtgtaatgtcacacatgacgccctgctttaaattagggaggggaatgttagtattgggactgctttacagccacgcggtggaggcggcagaggggcagcatacagggagctttcccggggacagccgcgaggtggtgggacaggggcagagctcatgcttccctgattgctgccagcagagagtggccttgcattcagtgcgaaaggagcccagtgctactattacatttttaagctgccacaagtctacggcttaccatgttttcctgcagcagaagtagaggtgtcctgcaacgcttctgtGATCGCAACTGCAgacccagacacataaggcgagggccgaaaattcgaccttgtcctgagtgcgcatgtgaaaggtgcagtgcatggtgttgttcacagagaaagactatgctctttgttagcaacttcatttatctgtctcaggaatttactccctttttcccattcccacagacacatctgcgactgtctcccaacccagcctggcatcaccctcccagaggctagcgcagattagaagaaggaagagaaaaacgcgggaagacatgttttatgaacttatggagtgctcacgagagcaggcagcccagacgacacagtggagggagaacttgtcacaaatgcacagagcagtcatggaacgggaggagaggtggcgccaggaggaccagcaggctactcaaaccctgcttggactaatgagggagcaaacggagacgctccggcgcctagtggatgttctgcaagaccggaggcaggaggacagagccctgctgctgtctatctctaaccgccctcccccgccaccaagtcccacacccccctcaccaaaagtacaaagaaggaggggcggcaagggccgttaaaactgtcagtcggcccctgcacactgctgcagcaatggaaggctctcgttccaaagtttgaaaagtcctttcctacccatctcacacttgcccacgtccaagtttcctccccccccttttcatgtgcggttcataataaaacatctgtttctgttaagtactgtttccgagagtgtcttttggaggggattctgtctgaagggggggaaggggtttgttacttggacaggacagtcacctgtagcaggctacagaggcgggggcaggtccagcatcaggacacatacacagcacagtcaccagttaccctggtcagtctgggaggcggttttcttgttctggggtgcgagggggttgatctgtgactttgtggcgggggagggcagttagagatcctatgccgcggtccttatcctggatcacagagccacgcagcaggggatctgttaccctccgccccctgccagaaagtcacttggccgacacatacatgcagtcccgcccaggactgctggcaggctgcgttgaaacaaccaatccagcactgcggagcctgtcattcccggactgtagaggcatcatttgcatcaaaacactaagcccgccccccgccacagtctgcgtccctggtttaaaacattcccgcgaaaacagtaaaaaagagaaccttcttcattaacagaacagaacagattttatttgttgggaaggtggggaagggggtatgtaacttggaaggatagtcaacagtaactgggtaaagaaacgggggcaggttcagcatctgtgtccacaaagtaaaaagtcactggagaccctgttcagtcaggaacctggctttcaaagcctccctgatgcacagcgcgtcccgctgtgatcttctaatcgccctgctgtctggctggacgtaatcagaagccaggctatttgcctcaacctcccaccccgacatataggtctcccccttgctctcacacaaattgtggagcacacagcaagcagctatcacaatcgggatattggtctcgctgagatcacagcgagtgagtaggcttctccatctccccttgagacggccaaaagcacactccaccaccattctgcacttgctgagccggtagttgaatagttctttccctgagtccagtgcgccagtgtagggcttcatgagccagggcattagcgggtatgcagggtccccgaggatgactgtaggcatctccacatccccaacagttactttgtggtccgggaagtaaagaccttcctgcagccgtctacacacaccagagttcctgaacaccctagcgtcatgaaccttgccaggccatccaacgtagatattggtaaaacgtccccgatggtccaccagtgcttgcagcaccatggaaaagtagcccttccggttgatgtactggctggcctggtggtccagtgccaggatagggatgtgagtcccatctatagccccaccgcagtttgggaatcccatctcggcaaagccatctctgatgagctccacgtttccgagggtcactaccttagatagcagtagcttgacgattgccctggctacttgcataacagcaacccccacggtagacttgcccacgccaaactggttagcgacggactggtagctgtctggcgttgcgagcttccagagggctatggccactcgcttctggacagtcagggctgcccgcatccgggtgtcctttcgcttcagggcaggggacagcaactcacacagttcgaggaaagtcccc
This genomic interval carries:
- the LOC135894782 gene encoding putative transmembrane protein 183BP; the encoded protein is MDAKESTDERTASRKKKSKRHKENPDEAVGEDYPIDIWLLLASYIRPEDTVKFSLICKKAWTVICTAAFWTRLYRRHYTLDAYLPLRLRPESMERLHCLRACVICSLYHMYEPFASRVSRNPAVPETTPSTLKNSNCLLFWCRKIEGNRREPMWEFNFKFKKQPPRLKSNCCKGLQPPVQYEDVHTNPDQDCCLLQITTLNFIFLPVVMGLIFTLFTINVSTDMRHHRVRLVFQDSPVRNGKKPRLDQGVQVILDPVHSVRLLDWWHPQYPFSLKA